A genomic stretch from Chitinophaga lutea includes:
- a CDS encoding RagB/SusD family nutrient uptake outer membrane protein, whose product MKHLHILFIGILLTSAAACKKFVDTPVPKNEMVSSLVFSDDKTATASVVGMYSTMNALNYQYANVLMSYLNGMLAGEVYYFSAFANYDVFSNNALLAGSSYVESMWADQYRFIYQANSCIEGLTAAPALSASVRSQLLGEAYFMRAFMHFYLVNMYDDVPLILSTDYKVNNIKPREKASVVYDTIINDLKRAKGLMADDYPAGKRTRPNKAAATALLARAYLYTQKWAEAEAEASAVLGNNRYALLPDPNAVFLAESKEAIWQLQSVNVSGGRNTWEGFTSVPATATGTALFRLDSVNLIHKFEPGDRRYKSWVDTRKNAAGTAVIYYFPYKYKVRTNASGAITENSMVMRVAEQYLIRAEARIQQNKLTEGRSDLDSIRKRAELPVLPASLDKAALLLATEKERQMELFAEWGHRWFDLKRTGRAPVVMKAIRGDKWQDTDVRYPIPASARASNIHLTQNEGYN is encoded by the coding sequence ATGAAGCATCTTCATATATTATTCATAGGCATTCTGCTCACATCCGCCGCGGCTTGTAAAAAGTTCGTAGACACACCGGTGCCGAAAAACGAAATGGTGAGCAGCCTTGTATTCAGCGACGATAAAACGGCCACTGCTTCAGTAGTGGGTATGTATTCCACCATGAACGCCCTGAACTATCAGTACGCCAACGTGCTGATGAGTTACCTGAACGGCATGCTGGCCGGCGAAGTGTATTATTTTTCCGCGTTTGCCAACTACGACGTGTTTTCGAACAATGCCCTGCTGGCCGGCAGTTCTTATGTAGAAAGCATGTGGGCAGACCAATACAGGTTCATTTACCAGGCCAATTCCTGCATCGAAGGGTTGACCGCCGCGCCGGCACTGTCTGCGTCAGTGCGCTCCCAGCTGTTGGGTGAGGCGTATTTCATGCGCGCGTTCATGCATTTTTATCTCGTGAACATGTACGATGATGTGCCGTTGATCTTATCGACGGATTACAAGGTCAACAATATAAAACCCCGTGAAAAAGCATCGGTGGTTTACGATACGATCATCAACGATCTGAAAAGGGCCAAGGGCCTGATGGCGGACGATTATCCCGCCGGGAAACGCACGCGTCCCAATAAGGCCGCCGCCACTGCATTACTGGCGCGGGCTTATCTCTACACGCAAAAATGGGCCGAAGCCGAAGCCGAAGCCAGCGCCGTACTGGGCAATAACCGTTATGCGCTACTGCCGGATCCAAACGCGGTGTTTCTGGCTGAAAGCAAAGAAGCCATCTGGCAATTGCAATCCGTCAATGTGAGCGGCGGCCGCAATACCTGGGAAGGTTTCACTTCGGTGCCCGCTACAGCCACCGGCACTGCGCTGTTCCGCCTCGATTCGGTGAACCTTATCCACAAATTCGAGCCCGGTGACCGGCGGTACAAAAGCTGGGTAGATACCCGGAAAAACGCTGCGGGAACCGCCGTTATTTATTATTTCCCGTACAAATACAAAGTGCGCACCAATGCCAGCGGCGCTATCACGGAAAACTCCATGGTGATGCGTGTGGCGGAACAATACCTGATACGCGCCGAAGCGCGCATACAGCAGAACAAACTTACGGAAGGGCGATCCGACCTGGACTCCATCCGTAAGCGCGCCGAACTGCCCGTGTTGCCTGCCTCGCTCGACAAAGCGGCTTTGCTGCTGGCTACGGAAAAAGAAAGGCAGATGGAGCTGTTCGCTGAATGGGGCCACCGCTGGTTCGACCTGAAACGCACCGGCCGTGCGCCGGTGGTGATGAAGGCAATCAGGGGCGACAAATGGCAGGACACGGATGTGCGCTATCCCATCCCGGCTTCCGCGCGTGCTTCAAATATTCACCTTACCCAGAACGAGGGCTATAACTGA